The following coding sequences lie in one Listeria ivanovii subsp. londoniensis genomic window:
- a CDS encoding SepM family pheromone-processing serine protease, protein MRKEWKKITAIVLLLIIIAGFFIPVPYYISKPGGTEELAPLVTVENHPNKKDGSLSLVTIAMGKANIYTYMTAKFLPYHELEKDSEIKYEDETDEEYNVRQMQMMNESKNNAIQVAYKAAGQEVKVTYDGVYVLSVMKDVPAAKVLHAGDLITEIDGHAFKSSQEFIDYIHGKKVGDTVKIKYKHSDKNEEATIELTAIDKKGTPGIGITLVDDEKITAVPEVKIDSEKIGGPSAGLMFSLEIYSRFQKDDLTDGKKIAGTGTIDPDGTVGRIGGIDQKVVAADKSGAKIFFAPNDPITAEMKKNDPSIESNYDTAVKTAKDIDSKMKIVPVKTFQDAVDYLEKLQ, encoded by the coding sequence ATGCGTAAAGAGTGGAAAAAAATAACGGCCATTGTGCTGTTGCTAATTATTATAGCTGGCTTTTTTATTCCAGTTCCGTACTATATTTCAAAACCTGGTGGAACCGAGGAACTTGCGCCACTCGTTACGGTTGAGAATCATCCTAATAAGAAAGATGGCTCGCTAAGTCTAGTCACGATTGCTATGGGGAAAGCTAACATTTATACATATATGACGGCAAAATTTCTTCCCTATCATGAACTCGAAAAAGATAGCGAAATCAAGTACGAAGACGAAACCGATGAAGAATATAATGTTCGTCAAATGCAAATGATGAATGAATCAAAAAACAACGCAATCCAAGTTGCCTACAAAGCTGCTGGACAAGAAGTGAAAGTAACCTATGACGGGGTTTATGTTCTAAGCGTCATGAAAGATGTTCCAGCCGCAAAAGTTTTACATGCAGGGGATTTAATTACTGAAATAGATGGTCATGCTTTTAAATCAAGCCAAGAATTTATTGATTACATTCATGGCAAAAAAGTTGGCGACACCGTTAAAATAAAATACAAACACAGCGATAAAAATGAAGAAGCAACTATCGAACTTACAGCAATTGATAAAAAAGGTACACCTGGAATTGGTATTACACTTGTAGATGACGAAAAAATCACGGCTGTCCCAGAAGTCAAAATCGATTCCGAAAAAATTGGTGGACCATCTGCTGGCTTAATGTTTAGCCTAGAAATTTACAGCCGATTCCAAAAAGATGATTTAACAGATGGGAAGAAAATTGCTGGTACAGGGACGATTGATCCGGATGGAACTGTTGGAAGAATCGGCGGAATTGACCAAAAAGTAGTTGCAGCTGATAAGAGTGGTGCGAAAATCTTCTTTGCACCAAACGATCCAATCACCGCAGAAATGAAAAAAAACGACCCATCCATCGAAAGCAATTATGATACAGCAGTAAAAACAGCCAAAGATATTGACTCAAAAATGAAAATTGTACCAGTGAAAACATTCCAAGATGCTGTCGACTATTTGGAAAAATTACAATAA
- the coaD gene encoding pantetheine-phosphate adenylyltransferase, which yields MEEKIAVIPGTFDPITNGHLDIIERAAKIFDVLYVAVLNNSSKKPLFNVEERMKMIKQVTAHLPNIQVESASGLTVDYAAKRGATAIVRGLRAVSDFEYEMQIASMNRTLNATIETFFVMTNTKYSFLSSSMVKEVAQYQGDISELVPEVVNKAIQAKFNK from the coding sequence ATGGAAGAAAAAATTGCAGTCATTCCAGGAACGTTCGATCCAATTACAAACGGACACTTGGACATCATTGAACGTGCAGCGAAAATTTTTGACGTACTGTATGTAGCTGTTTTAAATAATTCATCTAAAAAACCGCTTTTTAATGTAGAAGAGCGAATGAAAATGATTAAACAAGTGACTGCTCATTTACCAAACATTCAAGTAGAAAGTGCGAGTGGATTGACGGTTGATTATGCAGCTAAACGCGGAGCAACGGCAATTGTTAGGGGCCTTAGAGCAGTTAGTGATTTCGAATACGAGATGCAAATTGCTTCGATGAACCGGACGCTTAATGCCACAATTGAAACTTTTTTTGTAATGACCAATACGAAATATTCGTTTTTAAGCTCTAGTATGGTTAAAGAAGTTGCGCAGTATCAAGGTGATATTAGCGAACTCGTTCCAGAAGTTGTAAATAAAGCAATTCAAGCAAAATTTAATAAGTAG
- the rsmD gene encoding 16S rRNA (guanine(966)-N(2))-methyltransferase RsmD: MRVIAGERKGHALKAVPGNNTRPTTDKVKESLFSIIGPFFDGDVVLDLFAGSGGLGIEALSRGAERAVFIDQSQAAIKTIRLNLESCRFTDRAEVYRNEAERALKLLHKNEWKFDLVFLDPPYKKQQLEKLLLQLGKLALVTENGRIICEHDKEVIMPDMVGSFTKIRSVSYGITVLSIFEFQEA, from the coding sequence ATGAGAGTCATTGCAGGAGAACGAAAAGGACATGCATTAAAAGCTGTTCCGGGAAATAATACTAGACCAACGACAGACAAAGTAAAAGAATCGCTATTTTCCATTATTGGTCCCTTTTTTGATGGAGATGTCGTTCTTGATTTATTTGCTGGAAGTGGTGGGCTCGGGATTGAAGCCTTAAGTAGAGGAGCAGAACGAGCGGTTTTCATTGACCAATCTCAAGCAGCAATCAAAACGATCCGCCTGAACTTAGAAAGCTGCCGTTTTACAGACAGAGCAGAAGTTTATCGAAATGAAGCTGAGCGTGCGCTAAAGCTACTCCATAAAAATGAATGGAAATTTGATTTAGTTTTTTTAGATCCACCATATAAAAAGCAACAATTGGAAAAGTTACTTTTACAACTGGGAAAATTAGCTTTAGTCACTGAAAATGGCAGAATCATTTGTGAACATGACAAAGAAGTCATAATGCCCGACATGGTAGGAAGTTTCACCAAAATCAGATCCGTTTCATATGGGATAACCGTTTTATCAATTTTTGAATTTCAGGAGGCGTAG
- a CDS encoding YlbG family protein, producing the protein MENDRQAIVVWMNHLKQVRSLKRFGNVHYVSRKLKYAVLYCDMAEVEDISNKVSRFHYVKRVEMSFRPFLKTEYESKKERMYEHKNEDVQISI; encoded by the coding sequence ATGGAAAATGACAGACAGGCAATCGTCGTTTGGATGAATCATTTAAAACAAGTTAGATCTTTGAAACGATTCGGCAATGTTCATTACGTGTCGCGTAAACTAAAATATGCAGTTTTATATTGTGATATGGCAGAAGTAGAAGATATCTCCAATAAAGTTTCCAGATTTCATTATGTGAAGCGTGTGGAAATGTCATTCCGCCCATTTTTAAAAACAGAGTATGAATCCAAAAAAGAACGCATGTATGAACACAAAAACGAAGATGTACAAATTAGTATTTAA
- a CDS encoding YlbF family regulator, whose translation MLATMENMALLDLSDELAGMILDSEEAQNYKRAKQTLLDDPTSQKNIRQFIRIKEQYEEVQRFGRYHPDYKEVTRKTRAYKREVDMDQNVAAYRRAEMDLQSLLDEISLLLASAVSDNIKVPTGNPFFETKSACSSGSCGSGGGCGCSA comes from the coding sequence ATGCTCGCTACAATGGAAAATATGGCGCTACTCGATTTATCAGATGAGCTTGCTGGCATGATTCTAGACTCCGAGGAAGCGCAAAATTATAAGCGCGCTAAACAAACATTATTGGATGATCCAACAAGCCAAAAAAATATTCGTCAGTTTATACGAATAAAAGAACAATATGAGGAAGTACAGCGGTTCGGCCGGTATCATCCTGACTATAAAGAAGTAACTAGAAAAACTCGTGCTTATAAACGCGAAGTCGACATGGACCAAAACGTGGCAGCATATCGCCGAGCAGAGATGGATTTGCAGTCTCTTTTAGACGAAATCAGTTTGCTTCTCGCAAGTGCTGTTTCGGACAATATCAAAGTACCAACTGGTAATCCGTTTTTCGAAACAAAATCTGCTTGTTCAAGTGGAAGTTGTGGCAGCGGGGGAGGCTGCGGTTGTTCAGCGTAA
- a CDS encoding CAP domain-containing protein, whose translation MKFIMRVAVLLIICLFIGYNTDLFFSKSVEKNTAEDTATKSNFPDDKKTTNENPEQVEDSSSLARFINKNINEVTKEFGDPVRVDKSAYGYDNYIYNQPGTSYMQVGVTNNTVQTIYALGQDLNVMPYTIGMSAEKVFTDANLQSEISFNYKDSYYKFELSEEDLNARPIVNIGSGVYAQLNFDKFKAKLVSVRYLNKLSLIKMRPYELSYQGEIYEEKLSPEDWNKIDDASSKQVLEITNVIRDRYGVEEVAWDEAVAKVAYGHSVDMKENDYFDHNSPTNGDLSNRLKAGNVKYTKAGENIAFNYVDSAAAVEGWLNSKGHRDNLLDGTYTYMGAGTYQKYYTQNFIIK comes from the coding sequence GTGAAATTTATTATGAGAGTAGCTGTGCTATTAATCATTTGCCTATTCATTGGATATAACACAGATCTATTTTTTAGTAAATCAGTGGAAAAAAACACCGCAGAAGATACTGCCACCAAATCAAATTTTCCTGACGATAAAAAAACAACAAATGAAAATCCTGAACAAGTGGAAGATAGTTCAAGCTTGGCAAGATTTATTAACAAAAATATTAATGAAGTAACGAAAGAATTTGGCGACCCTGTTCGCGTTGATAAGTCTGCATATGGTTATGATAACTATATTTATAATCAACCAGGGACTAGTTATATGCAAGTCGGTGTAACCAACAATACGGTTCAAACGATTTATGCACTTGGACAAGATCTGAATGTTATGCCGTATACTATCGGAATGTCTGCCGAAAAAGTATTTACAGATGCTAATTTACAATCTGAAATATCGTTTAATTATAAAGATAGTTATTATAAATTCGAACTTTCAGAAGAAGACTTAAATGCGCGGCCAATTGTAAATATTGGAAGCGGGGTTTATGCGCAACTTAATTTTGATAAATTTAAAGCAAAATTAGTAAGTGTACGTTACTTGAATAAACTTTCTCTCATCAAAATGCGACCTTATGAATTATCCTATCAAGGCGAGATTTATGAAGAAAAACTTTCTCCAGAAGATTGGAATAAAATTGACGATGCTTCAAGTAAACAAGTGCTAGAAATTACTAATGTTATTCGTGATCGTTATGGTGTGGAAGAAGTTGCTTGGGACGAAGCAGTTGCAAAAGTTGCTTATGGACATAGTGTGGATATGAAGGAAAACGACTATTTCGACCACAATTCTCCAACGAATGGTGATTTAAGCAATCGACTAAAAGCTGGTAACGTTAAATATACAAAGGCGGGAGAGAATATCGCTTTTAATTATGTTGATAGTGCTGCAGCGGTGGAAGGTTGGCTAAATTCCAAAGGTCATCGTGATAATTTACTAGATGGTACGTATACCTACATGGGAGCGGGGACGTATCAAAAATACTATACACAAAATTTTATTATTAAATAA
- the cyoE gene encoding heme o synthase, which translates to MNQIEKTGELSASRFTVRDFTELVKIGIVNSNTITAFTGMWLAFQLNGISFIQNVDVIFFTIVGSALIVAASGAFNNVIDRDIDGIMERTKNRPTMTGKISGKRALMVAIALGLVGTIMLFMTTWQAGILGVIGVFLYVVVYSLYAKRKLVSNTIIGSFSGAVPPLIGWFAVEPSFSIVPIMLFLVMFCWQPPHFYAIAIKRKEEYAAAGIPMLPVVKGIERTKKSMFFWVILLTILPFFMFDLGIVYVILATLLNVGWLALSIYGFKMEDSIKWARWMFVYSLNYMTILFVAMVVISIFL; encoded by the coding sequence GTGAATCAGATAGAAAAAACTGGGGAGCTATCGGCGAGTAGATTTACTGTCCGTGATTTTACCGAGCTTGTGAAAATTGGTATCGTGAATTCCAATACGATTACCGCTTTTACAGGAATGTGGTTAGCCTTCCAGTTAAATGGTATTTCTTTTATCCAAAATGTAGATGTGATATTCTTTACTATTGTCGGTTCAGCACTTATTGTAGCTGCTTCGGGCGCTTTTAACAATGTCATTGACCGGGATATTGATGGAATTATGGAACGAACTAAAAACAGGCCAACAATGACTGGGAAAATATCTGGGAAACGTGCCTTAATGGTCGCTATTGCTTTAGGTCTTGTCGGAACAATCATGCTCTTTATGACAACTTGGCAAGCAGGGATTCTAGGCGTTATTGGGGTCTTTTTGTATGTCGTCGTTTATTCACTTTATGCAAAAAGAAAATTAGTTAGCAATACAATTATTGGTAGTTTTTCAGGAGCTGTACCGCCACTTATTGGGTGGTTTGCTGTCGAACCAAGTTTTAGTATCGTACCAATTATGTTATTCCTTGTGATGTTTTGTTGGCAACCACCGCATTTTTATGCAATCGCTATTAAACGGAAAGAAGAATATGCCGCTGCTGGGATTCCCATGTTACCAGTAGTAAAAGGCATTGAACGAACGAAAAAAAGCATGTTTTTCTGGGTTATTTTATTAACCATCCTACCGTTTTTCATGTTTGATCTAGGTATCGTTTATGTTATTTTAGCCACTTTATTGAATGTCGGTTGGCTCGCACTTAGCATATATGGATTTAAAATGGAAGACAGTATCAAATGGGCTAGATGGATGTTCGTTTATTCATTAAACTATATGACCATTTTGTTCGTTGCGATGGTAGTCATTTCTATTTTCCTATAA
- a CDS encoding COX15/CtaA family protein, whose product MKKFLKIWSVLTIICMTIVVFGGALVTKTGSADGCGNSWPLCNGQLVHLTDVTPEKLIEFMHRMTTGISSIFVIVLAICAWIYMKDRRETKPLAIVAVLFLIIQALMGMAAVVWGQNPYIMALHFGISIICYASIVLLALMIFEVDRKFDARNLVMGTKLRINIYALTIYTYFAVYTGALVRHEKASMAVPVWPFENGKFIMPDSVQDYVQYFHRLAAFILIVWLLYVTWLVFRDYRRYRVLTFSMILSLVFIALQAVTGALSVYTGVNLYIALAHSLIITMLFALLCYLCLLASRSKSNRLRIK is encoded by the coding sequence ATGAAAAAATTCTTGAAAATTTGGTCTGTTTTAACCATTATTTGTATGACTATAGTCGTATTTGGCGGCGCGCTTGTAACAAAAACTGGTTCCGCAGATGGTTGCGGCAATAGTTGGCCTTTATGTAATGGGCAATTAGTTCATTTAACGGATGTAACACCTGAAAAATTAATTGAATTCATGCACCGAATGACAACTGGTATTAGTTCTATTTTTGTTATTGTTCTAGCCATTTGTGCTTGGATTTATATGAAAGATCGGCGGGAAACCAAACCGCTAGCGATTGTTGCTGTGCTGTTTCTAATTATCCAAGCACTGATGGGGATGGCTGCTGTTGTTTGGGGACAAAATCCATATATCATGGCATTGCACTTTGGTATTTCAATTATTTGTTACGCATCGATTGTGCTACTCGCATTAATGATTTTTGAAGTAGATCGAAAATTTGATGCTCGGAATTTAGTAATGGGCACAAAGCTTCGAATAAACATTTACGCGCTAACGATTTACACGTATTTTGCTGTTTATACAGGAGCGCTTGTCCGTCACGAGAAAGCAAGTATGGCCGTTCCAGTTTGGCCATTTGAAAACGGAAAATTCATTATGCCTGATTCTGTGCAAGATTATGTGCAGTATTTCCACCGACTAGCCGCATTCATCTTAATTGTTTGGCTACTCTATGTCACATGGTTAGTTTTCCGTGACTACAGAAGATATCGTGTGCTCACTTTTAGTATGATTTTGTCACTTGTGTTTATTGCTCTTCAAGCAGTTACTGGTGCATTATCGGTATATACAGGGGTAAACTTATATATCGCACTAGCACACAGCTTAATTATTACGATGCTCTTTGCCTTACTCTGTTACTTATGTTTACTCGCATCCAGAAGCAAAAGCAATCGCTTGCGAATAAAATAA
- a CDS encoding potassium channel family protein: protein MNKTKRRMIYESFMLVLIILSLALLPYHNSFTFILNWVIWVIFTLDYVVRFYRADKKWDYVRTHPFQLIAIIPFYGGFRAARIASFVHLLSITAMGKRYIIPIYNFFRSNGLNRFLMIFILLVIIIPVPMVFIEPEINNYPDALWWAIVTATTVGYGDIIPVTPIGRILATIMMLFGIAFIGMITSTITNFFRAKKPVSTSTQRTSKITQLIAETPDLTKEEIAIVEQFLSLRKSELVDDRKSKT from the coding sequence TTGAACAAAACAAAGAGAAGAATGATTTATGAGTCATTTATGCTTGTTCTCATAATTTTATCGCTTGCCCTTTTACCCTATCATAATTCTTTTACATTTATTTTAAATTGGGTGATTTGGGTGATTTTTACGTTGGATTATGTGGTCAGGTTTTACCGAGCTGATAAAAAGTGGGATTACGTCCGAACACATCCATTCCAGCTAATTGCCATTATCCCGTTTTATGGCGGTTTTAGGGCGGCACGGATTGCTAGCTTTGTTCATCTCTTAAGCATTACCGCAATGGGGAAACGTTATATAATTCCCATTTACAACTTTTTCCGCTCTAATGGCTTAAATCGATTCTTAATGATTTTTATTTTACTCGTAATTATTATTCCAGTTCCAATGGTATTTATCGAACCGGAGATAAATAATTATCCAGATGCGCTTTGGTGGGCGATTGTTACGGCTACAACTGTCGGTTATGGAGACATTATTCCAGTGACACCGATTGGTCGGATTTTAGCCACCATCATGATGTTGTTTGGAATTGCATTTATCGGTATGATTACTAGTACGATTACTAATTTCTTTCGTGCCAAAAAGCCCGTTTCTACTAGCACACAAAGAACGAGTAAAATCACTCAATTAATAGCGGAAACACCTGACCTAACAAAGGAAGAGATAGCCATTGTTGAGCAATTTTTAAGTTTAAGGAAAAGTGAGCTTGTTGATGACAGGAAAAGTAAGACTTAG
- a CDS encoding Crp/Fnr family transcriptional regulator, with product MCEEKIMEMIAELDRGKLEDSWIRKETFNRNEVIQKESCINEFIIVLEGVLHIENKNFHILHFFFGGDIVNKQLTKINEDNEFNLICDTEVFVVHVNREYFLNFATSKTVYLEWLIEKTLNNNKNLYSELIKNELTAEERIIYSLQHICDKAHINSEKQKIPSYMHKLKIAKYAGVFCTVLYEKLPLLIKKNILEERNGTLYLKKSKK from the coding sequence TTAGAAGATAGTTGGATTAGAAAAGAAACCTTTAATAGGAATGAGGTTATCCAAAAAGAGTCATGTATCAATGAGTTTATAATCGTTTTAGAAGGGGTACTTCATATCGAAAATAAGAACTTTCATATTCTTCACTTTTTTTTTGGTGGCGATATTGTAAACAAGCAACTCACAAAAATCAATGAAGATAATGAGTTTAATTTAATTTGCGATACAGAAGTATTTGTCGTACATGTTAATAGGGAATATTTTTTGAATTTTGCGACAAGTAAGACGGTTTATCTCGAATGGCTTATAGAAAAAACTTTAAATAATAATAAAAACTTATATAGTGAGCTAATCAAAAATGAGTTAACAGCGGAAGAGCGAATTATCTATTCTTTACAACATATTTGTGATAAAGCACACATAAATAGTGAAAAACAAAAGATTCCCAGCTATATGCATAAACTGAAGATAGCTAAATATGCTGGTGTATTTTGCACGGTATTATATGAAAAATTACCGTTATTGATTAAAAAGAATATATTAGAAGAAAGGAATGGTACTCTTTATTTAAAGAAAAGTAAAAAATAA